Genomic segment of Andrena cerasifolii isolate SP2316 chromosome 7, iyAndCera1_principal, whole genome shotgun sequence:
TCATAGATCATTATGGGAGCATTATTATAAGGACTGCCATGGTATTATCTTTATAATCGACAGTAGCGACAAGCTACGATTGGTTGTTGTCAAAGAGGAATTAGATATGCTTCTTCAGCATCCAGATGTAGCAGGTACAAAACATTTGCACCTTCTTCCGTAATCCTTAGCAGTGGGAGCAAAAATGTTTTCAGAAATTAAGCTTCTTGTACCGAACGTTATAGGTCGTAAATTACCAATACTTTTCTTGGCAAATAAAATGGATTTGCCTGATTCCTTGACTACTGTTAAACTCGTTGCTGGACTTGGTCTTGATCGTATACAAAACAAGCCTTGGCACATAAGAGCAACAAACGCAATCACTGGTGAGGGATTGCAGCCAGGAATAGAGTGGCTCACGGATCAAATTCgtgatatatatattaataaaagaTAAAGATAATCCTAGTGCATCATGGAAATCGTTCATCACGGAAATTAATCGAAAGCAATCGGTCGTGTTCTCTACTTTGTTTTCGATATTTAAATAGATTACATCAATGCAATAGTTTCTGTTCTATGTCATGGATCTTTCAATCTTACTCGAACATCGGATATGGTAACATTATGAATGGAACTTAAACAGTTTATGAATGGAAAACACGTATTCTCGTAATCTAAGTAGGCATCGAATTAATCATAAATAAATCCGTCCAATAAATGTATCATAATCAtgtttatataataattgtttatatcgttcgattgcaataattgtccacttaaattattcttcaaGTTGTACTGCATTTGTatgggaaaatattaataaacttgcGTATACCTCCCAGATGGCGTTTGTATATTCTGTTATCACTGTATACGTCACTCGTATTTTCCGTGCATAGAACTGTATAGTATCGACCCGTAGCAGCCGTAGCAGTTGACAGGTGGAAGTGAATTTCTTTAGATAGTCACGCAAaaccttttaaaaaattaagtagaAAAATGAAAGGAACATTTACGTTAGTGACTTGTATTTTACTGGCAGCTGTATTCACGTTTACAGAGAGTAACAGCGTGAAAAAGTACGCGCTACTTATGCCAAATGTTAGACCATACAGGGTAAATACACGAAATAATTTACGAGATAAATTACGGATTTTTAAAGTCCGCGTAATATTAAAACGAGAAACCCGTTATActgtacatattatatatataagtacATAGATATAGCACATATTCTTTACAGGAAGAACTGTATTTATGTACTCCTGTTAAAGTAGATCCCTCCCAAAACTACTATGTGATAGGTTTTGAACCGAATGCAACCATGGACATTGCTCACCATATACTTTTGTATGGTTGTGGCAAACCGGGTAGTTCAAAACCAGTATGGGATTGCGGAGAAATGGGGCACCATACCAGCAAGAGTGACGATGCAATGGTTCCTTGTGCAGAGGAATCGCAGGTACATGAAACTTTAGAATGTAAAAATGATACGCAGTATTCCGAGCTTAAGAATACTCGTAACTAATCTGTTGCATCGATCTTTCATACAGATACTGTATGCTTGGGCCAGGGACGCGCCGATGTTAATATTACCGGAAGGAGTAGGCTTTAAAGTTGGCGGGGACTCTTCGATTAAGTATTTAGTTCTACAGGTTCATTACGCCCATATCGATAAGTTTAAAGATGGCAGAACGGATGATTCTGGTGTATTTCTTCATTACACTTTGCGTCCGTTAAATAAATTGGCCGGTGTGTTTCTTCTGGGAACTTCGGGTGCTATACCACCTATGCGTACAACGTATATGGAAACAGCCTGTATGATAAAAGAGAACAAAACCATTCATCCTATCGCGTATAGAACGCATACGCACTCGCTTGGAAAAGTAGTGTCTGGGTATTTGGTAAAGCCAGATTACACATGGATAGAACTGGGCAAAAGGGATCCTCTAACTCCTCAAATGTTTTATCCTGTACACAACAAGGTGACAGCTGGGCAAGGAGATCAAATAGCGGCTCGGTGTACTATGCAGAGTACACGCAACAGCTGGACATACATAGGTGCAACTAAGGCAGACGAAATGTGCAATTTCTATTTAATGTACTACGTCGAAAATGACGAACCATTGGCCATGAAATACTGTTTCACTTACGGCCCTCCTAATTATTATTGGAAAGATGCTGGACTTTTTAACATTCCTGATATAGAGGCATCTAGTTTATAGTGGAATATTAGTCTTGGCTGTCTGGGATAGAAATTGATGTACATGCAAGACTGTTGACAAATGGAACAGAGTCTAATACAAATATTTTATCTAGTTGGTGCTGTATAGCGGAACTTGTTTCTCGATCATCTTGGAGTCTATTAGATCAATAGTCTATTAGACTATTCTGCCcaccttagttaaactgtcctatctagtattttttcatttttcagatatgttgaaatatttgaagttccacacgtctttcaccttttaagtaaagttagaaaactctacgtgcttcgtaaagatttataaacggtctaatgtatttaacttaacttctttccaaatggttaaaatatcctatctaaaacaattaattgattggtacgttaataatacatcacctatcgggtacacctattacaaaaaattatattaggctgtta
This window contains:
- the Arl6 gene encoding ADP ribosylation factor-like 6 isoform X1, coding for MGLFDRLANLLGLRKKEVNVLVVGLNNSGKSTVINNFKREDDRCIDIVPTVGYNVQKFSFKNISFTAFDMSGHDRHRSLWEHYYKDCHGIIFIIDSSDKLRLVVVKEELDMLLQHPDVAGRKLPILFLANKMDLPDSLTTVKLVAGLGLDRIQNKPWHIRATNAITGEGLQPGIEWLTDQIRDIYINKR
- the Arl6 gene encoding ADP ribosylation factor-like 6 isoform X2 gives rise to the protein MGLFDRLANLLGLRKKEVNVLVVGLNNSVKNISFTAFDMSGHDRHRSLWEHYYKDCHGIIFIIDSSDKLRLVVVKEELDMLLQHPDVAGRKLPILFLANKMDLPDSLTTVKLVAGLGLDRIQNKPWHIRATNAITGEGLQPGIEWLTDQIRDIYINKR
- the Phm gene encoding peptidylglycine-alpha-hydroxylating monooxygenase, producing the protein MKGTFTLVTCILLAAVFTFTESNSVKKYALLMPNVRPYREELYLCTPVKVDPSQNYYVIGFEPNATMDIAHHILLYGCGKPGSSKPVWDCGEMGHHTSKSDDAMVPCAEESQILYAWARDAPMLILPEGVGFKVGGDSSIKYLVLQVHYAHIDKFKDGRTDDSGVFLHYTLRPLNKLAGVFLLGTSGAIPPMRTTYMETACMIKENKTIHPIAYRTHTHSLGKVVSGYLVKPDYTWIELGKRDPLTPQMFYPVHNKVTAGQGDQIAARCTMQSTRNSWTYIGATKADEMCNFYLMYYVENDEPLAMKYCFTYGPPNYYWKDAGLFNIPDIEASSL